The DNA region tataacATTTACTGTTTCAGCACTAAAATGCAATATTCTTATCTGTATAGCAGTGGATGCTGACATGTACAATGCTACTCGCCATAATTAGTCTGCGATCTTTAACTcggttttgttttggagttttttaattttattttttttatactgatttTGTGGTTGCATGTTTAGGTGAGGTGGGTTCGGGGAAGACCACCTTGGTTGCAAAGCTACAAGGGGTTGAAGAGTTCATGAAAGGGCGTGGCCTGGAATACCTTTACTTCAGTGTCCATGACGACGACATTGATGGTAACCAGCAACTTTTAGCAGTCCATGGACAAATTTTcatgtagtcttttttttatccctctACAGAGTACCTCTGATGTAATGTGTTTatactgatgtgtgtgtttagaccACACTAGGTGTAATGCCTGGGTGTTAGACGGAGACCTTTACCACAAAGGTCTGCAGGGTGTAGCTGTGCCAGTGGACTCCATCGGGAACACGTTGCTGCTGATAACGGTTGACATGTCGCGGCCGTGGAACGCCCTTGACTCTCTTCAGAAGTGGGCTGCTGTCGCTAGGGAACACATCGACAAACTCCGGGTCGCCCCGGAAACGCTGCGGGAGCTGGAGCACAGACGTGAGTCATACTGACAGCAGTCAGGCTGACTGGTAGATGAAGTTTAAAACAGAGtatatgtcagtgtttttttatggaaatgTTCTAAGCAGTATGAAGACACTTCTTTATCAAAGACCTTTTTGAAAGCTTTACATTGGACCATTAACCTGGATTTTGTCCTAGCATGTCATTTATGAGTAATAATGccacatgtttaaaattataacCCAGGTCTTACTTTTTGCttcccattttgtttttttaattttgtgtgtgtttgtttgtttgtgtgtgtgtgtgtgtgtgtgtagttgtaaAACAGTTCCAGGAGTACACAGAGCCGGGCAGTGGGGAGGATGGCACCCCGCAGAGGAggagtgaagaggaggagagcgtGCTCCTGCCGTTAGGagacaacacactcacacacaacctGGGAATACCAATGGTGGTGGTCTGCACCAAGgtacacacattcactcactgtTGTTGGATTATGAACAAatagggttcctgcagatccttgaAAAGTTGTTTAagtaatttcattcatttctgattgaaaaaacagtcttaatttttatattaaaatgtcttaaataaatacttaaagcCTGAAAAATGGTAGCTTGTTGCGTTGTAAAATGTCAATAGAATAGGTaacatgtattatttaaaaagaaagttaagTAATTGATTCATGTTTCAGGTTCATGTTTATTTCCATAAGTATTAGTTATTGTAATATTGGTCTTATATTTTATTCCAAGTGgtatttaaaaagtcttagatgtcttaaatctaatttcttAAGCTTTAGAAACCCTAAGCGCATGTGTGGAAACATAtttatcttaaaatctgagTGTACTTGGTTCTTGTGCTGTtcattatttagaaaacaatgtgtcatttttatttgactttttttcattgccTCTACCTGCATACATTCACCTGTGTCTGACGCCTACTTTTCTGTCCTCAGTGCGACGCCATCAGCACACTGGAGAAGGAGCACGACTACAGAGACGAACACCTGGACTTCATCCAGTCTCATATCAGACGTTTCTGTCTGCAGTGTATCCTTCACTTTACGTTGTCTCTGCTGTGAGCTATAGAGTGCACAAACAAGAATGTGTAgggtcagaaaacaaaatgaaacttttggTCACAGAACAGTAAACGCAGGAGTTTTAATGGGGCTGTTGATCAATACCACTGACTCTGCAGTTTTCCCTTCTGATGCAGAAATTTAAGGCATTCATTCACATTTTGGCTTGTACTCTAATGTCCAACTGATGAAGGATGTTGATACATCTGAGTGACCAGTAGAACAAGGTGCTTTGTTCTTAGGTCAAAGGCAAAGTtgccatcagttttcttattgCAGTATTTTGGCCACTGTAAGCTGAACCGTTGTCATTAATATTGCTTTGCTGCAAAGAGAGTTCCATAAAGCAGATAGATAACCCAGTAGTGctgaaaaagtttgtttttcagagtgATTTCTTCAGTAAATGCTGAGTAAAGGCGGTATTAGCTTTTCAAGGTTATAGTGTTTGAAATGAGCCATGATCGCACACTGCTTTTTATTGACTGGTAGCACTTAGTCAAAGCTAGAACCTGTGCTTCTGTGGTGTTGCTGTCATGAAGAGATGTAGGTTTTTTTGTCGCTGTGGTATTAATGTTTGGTTGTGAATTTAGAAATCACGGTGTTGAAAATGTCCTTGACAGTCGTGTCAGACGGGGCGTCTCTGGTTTACACATCAGTGAAGGAGATGAAAAACCTGGACATCCTGTACAAATATCTGGTCCACAGACTCTACGGCTTTCCCTTCCACTGCCCGGCACAAGTGGTGGAAAGAGACGCCGTCTTCATGTAAGCACGCCTttacatgtgtgtatgcatgtaggTCTGTGAGGCCACCTGTATTTGGTTTGTAACCCTTCCTCTGCGTCTCTCTTAGTCCATCAGGTTGGGACAATGAGAAGAAGATTGCCATTCTTCACGAGAACTTCCAGACAGTAAAATCAGATGACAGCTATGAGGAAGTAATAGTCAAACCGCCAGTCAGAAAGGTAAAGACTCTCACTAAAAAGCTGCTCACTTTAAAAGATCCTCTTAGGGAACAGATTGATGACatctgtaatataatatatcatTGCTTTCTGCTTCATTATTCACAGCCAATGTGTCAAGATGTAGCCAATATCCCTGCGGGGATCATGACAGTTTTTTCCAATATAATTTATTAGTTGCTGTAGAGTTTTAATGAAAGACTTGAAGTaacttttgaaatatattttttctcacttgtCACCAGATTGTACATGAAAAGGAGATTCAAGCAGAAGATGACCAAGTGTTTCTGGTAAAACTGCAGGTCAGAAAAAAATTCtgttgtgtttggtgtgtgatGGTATTCAGATTAAATCTGACTTGAGGGTCCTGATTTGTCACTTCAGTACTAGTTGGAGTGAGTGTGCATATTGTGCTTTAATTTGCAGTCGCTGCTGGCCAAACAGCCCGCTGTGACAGCAGGGCGACCAGTGGTGagtgcctttttatttttatttttatttttattttttttgctagttttggCTCATAAGAGAAAGTAAAGCTCCCCCCACTGATCATGTGTGAAATAAACTGTCATCGTTCTCAGGACACCACCAGCAGAGCACCCACTGGCTCCCCAAGGACGAGTAATCGCTCAGCTGCGGCTAACGTAGCAAACGCCATGCCACAGTCAGGTGTGTAATGCATTCCATCACTGCGACCTAAATTTATGAGCACTGATCAGTCGGTGCACTGCTTTGTGCGtctatgtgggttttttttaactctagtCCCGCTCTCCTGCAGGTCAGACCAGTGAGGGTGTGCTGGCCAATTTCTTCAACAGTCTACTGACAAAGAAAGCTGGGACAGGGGGTCCTGGGACGCCAGGTGGCGGTAACAACACTCCAGGAACAGTACGCAAGTCAGGTAAGAAGACACACTGGTGGCAGAGATTGTCAGTGAAACACCGATTTTTTTTAGGATAGAGGAAAAGTGCTCAtttattcaatcattttttggctttaatgCCACTTTCAGTTACCTTTTACCACTCAGcttctttttggttttcactTCCCATCTGCCATCCTTCATTTTCTCGCCTCTTTGCTCTCCTGTCCTCTACTCCAGACATGAACATAACACATGGTAAAGAAAATCATGAAAGGGTCTGAGTCCAAGCAAACACCCATCATCTTTCTGCCTGTTTGTAGCTCTGTGTGACTGACTTTTCATTCTTAAAGGGTacctttggtattttttaaagctagactctttttttccattttttgtgtcttagtCACTAATGGAGACAAGAatttttgaagccaaaacaGACTGCAATGTAAAGTTAATGTGCAATTATACACCGTCAATTTGCATccactgaaagtgcttgtttttgccactgatggGTTCAGATTGTTATTGCTGGTGTATGACAATAttatgaaagagagagattaacctttttttgaaagacattttttctttttctttttttttaatccagaaaCAGTTCCAAAACTGCTCTCACCAAACACACcagatttcatttaaataaacagtaatcgtatcattgtaaaacacacttcattcaaagtcgacagaaacaaaataacaaacaaaaactgcctCGGTTCGTCtctccactgttccaacaattacCAACTCTGGCTtggttgaggaaaaaaaagagattagatttgaaaatattttggctctatacatgctaaaattactttttatttaaagggaGTCTGATGCTGAAGGTTTTTCTCTGTAAGGATCCTTTccgtaatgttgtcagacacttaccataacaatctgagcctgtcagtggcaaaaacaagtacTTTCAGTGGACGTAAAATGACTATGCACATATGCCCTTAATAGCTACATTACAGCCTGGTTGACTGCTGCTTGGCTGCAGCGCTCTCACTCATAACTGGACCAGTttacttagacacaaaaacatgggaaaatctGGTCCAGGTTTAAAGGTACAGAAGTTTCCCTTTAACTATGCTCATAGTGTGTTGTGCAGTCTCACTGGTAACATCACtcataatgtgtgtgtatgtgtatgcactAGTCAGAGGATGCTGGCCACGttaaggtgtgtgtgagagagatatTTCTTATTCATTATTGCTTGTGTATGTCTTTGTTCATTCTAAGAAGCATCCCTTTATTTCCTTTGACCCCTTTCCCTTCCCCAAGCCTTCAACTTTCTCCAGCACATGTGGAGGAACAATGCAGGGATCAAGCTTCCTGTATCACCCGTTCACTTcttgtgtacacacacacccacacacacacagacctggtTGCGGGCTACAAATTATgtcaatttgtttatttacataatGAGATTTGATTATaggaaaatctttaaaacaagaACTGAGGAATTAAGTTGTGGTTCAGGAGATGATCCCATGGCTATTAAATTACTTTTGCACCATGTACCTTATCTTTGTTGTTAGGAATGCAGGTAGTTTCTTCAATTGCAGATTTTAAAGCCTAAACACCaaccaaaaaatattatttcaggGTCTAAAGTTTCATTTGACCTGGTTTATATGTATATGAatacttgtatttatttcacaatCGTTGCAAGATCCAGAACTGTGTAAAAATTACCTGCAGAAAGACCAACATGTTTAAGAGCTGCACTCTTTTCACCTCAATTTGCTTCGGGGGAAAAAGTGCCAGTCATGCCGGgatcattttatttgattgacCAATGATTTAATAACAATTGCACCCTTAATGCCTCCCCTCCTAATACCCTGTCTCCATTCTGCTcctctatatattttttggcatgttgcaTTGCATTTCTCACGACTAACATCTGCTACAAACATTGCACATGATTCGAACTAAGGCTGGGTGATGTATGATAAAATGTTATCTTGATACTATATACATATACCCGATATCCATTCCTCATATTTCAAATGGATTAAGGTAGATCATTTAGACAGAACAATTCTTCTAACTAGAGCTGCGACGATTTATCGAATAATTAATCAACAAAAAGTTAATCAACAGCTATTTTGTTAATCAAAtaatagttttagtttttaaggaaagaagtcaaacatttgctggtttcatttgagattacattttttcctattttctgatattttattaacaaaagattaatcaaaaaaataatgggcaaattaattgataataagtgataatgaaaataatcattacttGTAGCCTTACGTTTACAATGCAATTTCAAAACTGTCAGGTGCTAAAAGTTGCAGTACATAAGATCTGTCTTCCACTTTGGTCTGCTTTAAATTAGGTAACTACACACACAGCAAGTCATGCTGGTACTACTTTATGAAGCATACAGCATACTGAGTAAATTGCAGGCCTGTCATGCAGccataaagaaacacaacaaaagtctCTTGCGACAAGTACAAATCAATGAATGCTGAAGCCGTACAAAATCTCAAACTCTGTATGGCTCTATATGGTACAGCCCTAATAGAACAAAAACCTGGAAGTGAACAAATGATCCCATATTATCTAAATTCAATGTCACTgataaacattaacaaaaactatttaaatcAACGAAGTCAAGCCAAACTATTTTACCACctcttctccatctcctctgtCAGCTAAGTGCTCTTGCAGCTGTTCATCTTCTCACAAATGAGATGAGAAACAATGAGACCACTGAAACCAGCCCTGTCTTCTGAGATTATTGTACCAGATGGATTTAAAAAGCCGGATGAATAATACTAAAACCCTGTTAATATTATTCCAGTAATATTTTGTTAATATCAGTATTGAACCCAGCTCTTATTTTAATCATGTGTAAATGCCTTTGTACGTGTTGCATTGTGCCTTAACCACtcactgctgtgtttatttCACTGGCTAAAACACATCTTTGCCATGGTGTAGTGCtgatttgtatatttgtatataccCATGCTCGATGCAGGTTCAAAGCTGGGCCTGAGCGATGTACAGGCGGAGCTGGACCGCATATCCAGCCGGGAGACTGACTCAGACTTGCCCAATGCCAACGACACCCCTGCCACCGACGGCCAGGACACATGAAGACCAACGCACCACATCCTGCTCCCTTCCCCCACCTTCCACCTCCCTTGGTCCACCCTCCCTCCACTCTCACCCTCCACTCCATCACAAAGATGCGGGGAGAAAAGAGGCACACGGTTTTCCCCTCCCCATCATCTTTCACTTTCTCCTCAAGGAGAAGAACTCACCCTTTCCCCCTACCCCTCGTTCTGCttcccccccctctctcctctcctcctggcTGTTGCTCTGATTGCGAGTATTTGTCACTGTTACATACAAGACTGTCTGTTACATGAGAGAAAATGGGTATGGGGGACCAGTGGGGGGTGTGGAGGTTGGGATGAGAGGAAGTGAGAGGTGGGTTGAAAAAGATTGATTACTGGAATGAAAGCGAGAGTGTGTTATCCATCCATTTCCTGTGATGGTGCAGAAGGTGTTTTTACTGTAGGAACTGCTACATGGTGCATGTTGAGGAAACTGCACTTAGGGTACTATAGGGAtgattgtgtgattgtgtgtttaatgtgcGTGGGGCAAGTCACACTTGACCAGAAGAAGAGattgagaacaaaaaaaaaaaaaaatgcctgaaacaAATTTGCAAACAgtcttgttttttaacatgaaggGACAAACATACCAgtatttgcgtgtgtgtgtgtgtgtgtgtgtgtgtgcgcatgtgagAGAGAATGAGGCTGACGGAGAGAATTAAGGAAGTTACTTTAACCTAGTTGTATGTCGAGAGATTTTTGGCTGTTTGCATTTCAAccaaaaggcaaaaacattACTATGCTCTTACACTACAAGCTCTTAAAACAGTGCATACACTATTATTACAGCAGCACTGTCTGCTAGACTACACAAaccaaacatgacaaaaaaaaggaagttcaCACTCAAGCGCTAGTCCTGTGTAGAGGGCCCTTAAGGTCCATCTTGATGGCACCCAGTTCTACATTTGGCCAAACATCCCCCTATAGACACTGCTCAGACCTGTAGATAACAGACAGTGCACTGAACGGGGAGGGTTGTAGAGGGTAGGCGGGTGGGTGGGTAGCTGAGCTTTACTTGTACAGAAAGAGGCACTCGTGTTTCAGTTCAGTAGTTACTGCGGGCGGGGTGGTGGGTGGGTAAGGGGGTCAGAACAAGGGAGGGTCACACCAAGAATGTACAGTCATTGTCTCGCTGATTGGTCCTGTTATTTCAGAGCTCTGTGTTGGCGTTTGTATAATCAGATCTGTTAATCAGTCAAATAAAAGGTGTATTTATTCGGATTCATCCACCTggcttctctttttgttttgtttttttgttttttaccagtgttttttcttcttctccacaCTTGCACAGAACAAAATTGAACAAAACCTTCTTATAGCTGAGGATTCTTCAGTTAGATAACAGGTTAAACCCATGTTGGtaagtagggctgggtatcagtaTTCAGTACTTTTAAGGTATAGGCCAAAGTGGCCCAGTGCCAAGTAGTATAGAAATGTCTCCAGTCAAAAAATACCTGCAATCAATCCTTTTTGCACCAGAGGTCCTATTCCAGACCATCCAGGCTCCTTGTCCCAtctgcaaactttctgttgctgctgtctttCTCCTCCTGGCAAACTGTTAGTCGACATCTGCCtggttagcacaagctaacacagcTGCAGTAGCTAACATCCAACACAGAGTTAATAAACGGTCCCAACAAACAGTTAGTCCTGTCAATGTGTGTGCATCAAAGATGACAACTAATTGGTCCTTGGTGCGGAGCTctcactcctgcagcagcagccccaACCCATACAGTGCGGTGTGGTGGAGTGGAGCACAGTGTATTGATGGAGTTAGCAGTTCTGTATACTAAGATGTcgccaaaatgttttaagagTATTGTTATGGCTATCTGTATTGCAATCTATTTAAGGCAGGGATGTCCaaagttttttgaatgggggccatattagataatgtgaaaaaactCTGGGGCCAGTTGCTTCTTGCATCATATGGgtcactaaaagaaaaaaatcgcaTACAGATTAGAAAAACGCAACTGTTTTATATTCACTTGAAAACGTTGTCAGCTCCTAAGAGCAGTGGCCCTCACTGTTGACGCTGTTAtgcttctttctttgtttgcttgtttagtGTCTCTTCATGAAAACATACACTTCTGCCTACATAGTTTATACTTTGTGAATGTCTACAGCTGTATGATAATCCTGCCATGAGcgtaaaaaatgtcaaaatgctgagagcttgattaaccaatattgtgtAGCGGGccacatatagtatattttgtaAGACAAACCATGGGCTATTTAAAATCTGTAAGAGGGCCATAATTAGCCCCGGGCTGGACTTTAGGGGTACCAGTATTGGCACtggtattgtattttttaaaatgatactcAACCCTATTGGTAAACTTTCAACTGCTGTAGTGACCTTTTGTTGATTTAAGGCACAGGTATTCTTGTCAAAGAATGAAATTATTGGAAATGatttagaaaacacacaaatgtaagaAAACTGGCATATGGATGGCTAAGATATAACAAACAGATAGTGCTTTATAGGTGCTTCTGCTGAGTACAGTCTTACTCAGGCAGAAACAAAGGGGTAATGGAAGACCAGACGCTGGAGGCACAGAGTaacaaacaccttaaaaaacagttgttgtGCATACAAAAGTGCACTTCCGAGTTTTTGTTGACTCTCAGATGAATTGATTCAATTAAACTTCCATTTATAAGGCCATTAAGTGCGTCACAATCAGTATTGGTTAGGGCCTACTCACTAGCCCTAAAGATAACTCAAATTTATGAGCCTCACCGGCACTGAGGTAGCCTATTTTTGCTGCAGGGTTTATGCATTGTAAGtggtttctgttattttgtcaaCCATGTGTGGGCATTATGGGAggatttatattatttatttacggTATATTCCATTTTCTATATCTTATGTCCAAATAATTTATCTTTATCTTCAAAAGAACAAAGTTTATGTGCATCTTACTTTAAACTGTCATTCTCTATGTTGTCATTATCATTGTAACACTGGTCTCTTAccaaacatgcacatgcatgacagatttaaaggaatattagcagcttttttcaaaatgaatgaatactcGTGTAAGAAAGGGGTCTGCATTTCTATCTTGTTATGTGTGTGGAAGAGATTCCTGTCCAGTCTAACTTTCTGATGGCACACTGCAGACATGCAGTGGTTCTTTAAATTGTCTTCTCTGTTTACCATGCTGTAGCCTATTTTTCATTACTTGGGTAAATAAAACAGACTTGCTCCTCTTTGCCACAGTTGAATAGATAGATATATTATGATAGATTCGGTTTAAAAAGTGTATGGAGAAATATTGTCACATTTCCATTTGCTCTGGTAGCTTTTGGTCTAAGTTATTTCTCTTCCTCACTGATATTTTTCATACCCTTTGCAGacatgtaacttttttttatgaacctAACACACATTTCTATCCCAGTTTGAGAGATGctatgaatataaaatgttcCAATTAATGATTATAGTATAACAGGTTATAAGTTTCCTTTTCCATTTTCTTGCAGTAACACTATTGTGCTTCCCTGTGACACTTTGGACTTTGACCTCAATGGCACGCATCAGACGCATGAACATGCACTGTGCTATGTATGACACTTtatcttttcattgttttgattcaatatcaatacattttcttttcatatacCTATAATAATAGGTAAAACAAGCTACCCTATTGGTTGATtgttgtacatttgtgtgtatttaattaTAAGAACCTGGGGTAAATGCTCAAGTATGTTAAATGAAGTTATGTAGATGTTAGATAGCAGACTGGAATGTGCTTTGCAATTTGATTAGTTAGTCTATGAATAAATGGAGATGCGTACATAAGCATTTCTTTTTACAATACCCAGAATAAACAATGTAGTTAAGCCTCTTAAAGTCACACAAAGTAACTTATATAGCAGACTTATAGCTGTCTTCAATCAATTCGTGGTGAAGGGAACTCTTCAGTTGTCACAAGCTGTGCAGTTcatatcatgacaaaaacaactatGGAGGCAAATAATCAAATGTCATTTAAGTTATGGCACAGGATCATGTTATTCTGGCCATTGcatgtttttacttatttgccTAATCAATGCTTTTTTAAGGATGGGCACTTTATGTGTGGAGGGAGTAGATTATGTCTTTTTATAGAAAATTTAAATTCAGTCTTGACATTCTACAACTTCCTATATGGTTTATTAGTGGTATGtgcataatttttctttttcttcctttaaccactgcagtttgttttgcaaaattagTCCCAGTTCAACTGTGAGCAAGAGTAAGACATGAAGAAGGATGGCTGATGGGCACCtttcacatttaacaaaaacGAAAAAACGATGACTTAATCTAATGAGGCAAAAATTAATGATATAGTCCTTTTAGTGGAAATGTATTGAGTTAACTAACTGCATgttagaggtgtgtgtgtgggggggggggggggaaaatgGGGGGGGCATGGCAAATACAA from Plectropomus leopardus isolate mb chromosome 18, YSFRI_Pleo_2.0, whole genome shotgun sequence includes:
- the dync1li1 gene encoding cytoplasmic dynein 1 light intermediate chain 1 isoform X3 — protein: MATSGRSALLSSTSTGPKSTLENSNPEEDDGQDLWSTILSEVSTHSRSKLPSGKNVLVMGEVGSGKTTLVAKLQGVEEFMKGRGLEYLYFSVHDDDIDDHTRCNAWVLDGDLYHKGLQGVAVPVDSIGNTLLLITVDMSRPWNALDSLQKWAAVAREHIDKLRVAPETLRELEHRLVKQFQEYTEPGSGEDGTPQRRSEEEESVLLPLGDNTLTHNLGIPMVVVCTKCDAISTLEKEHDYRDEHLDFIQSHIRRFCLQYGASLVYTSVKEMKNLDILYKYLVHRLYGFPFHCPAQVVERDAVFIPSGWDNEKKIAILHENFQTVKSDDSYEEVIVKPPVRKIVHEKEIQAEDDQVFLVKLQSLLAKQPAVTAGRPVDTTSRAPTGSPRTSNRSAAANVANAMPQSGQTSEGVLANFFNSLLTKKAGTGGPGTPGGGNNTPGTVRKSDMNITHGKENHERVQSWA
- the dync1li1 gene encoding cytoplasmic dynein 1 light intermediate chain 1 isoform X4 encodes the protein MATSGRSALLSSTSTGPKSTLENSNPEEDDGQDLWSTILSEVSTHSRSKLPSGKNVLVMGEVGSGKTTLVAKLQGVEEFMKGRGLEYLYFSVHDDDIDDHTRCNAWVLDGDLYHKGLQGVAVPVDSIGNTLLLITVDMSRPWNALDSLQKWAAVAREHIDKLRVAPETLRELEHRLVKQFQEYTEPGSGEDGTPQRRSEEEESVLLPLGDNTLTHNLGIPMVVVCTKCDAISTLEKEHDYRDEHLDFIQSHIRRFCLQYGASLVYTSVKEMKNLDILYKYLVHRLYGFPFHCPAQVVERDAVFIPSGWDNEKKIAILHENFQTVKSDDSYEEVIVKPPVRKIVHEKEIQAEDDQVFLVKLQSLLAKQPAVTAGRPVDTTSRAPTGSPRTSNRSAAANVANAMPQSGQTSEGVLANFFNSLLTKKAGTGGPGTPGGGNNTPGTVRKSDMNITHGKENHERV
- the dync1li1 gene encoding cytoplasmic dynein 1 light intermediate chain 1 isoform X1, producing the protein MATSGRSALLSSTSTGPKSTLENSNPEEDDGQDLWSTILSEVSTHSRSKLPSGKNVLVMGEVGSGKTTLVAKLQGVEEFMKGRGLEYLYFSVHDDDIDDHTRCNAWVLDGDLYHKGLQGVAVPVDSIGNTLLLITVDMSRPWNALDSLQKWAAVAREHIDKLRVAPETLRELEHRLVKQFQEYTEPGSGEDGTPQRRSEEEESVLLPLGDNTLTHNLGIPMVVVCTKCDAISTLEKEHDYRDEHLDFIQSHIRRFCLQYGASLVYTSVKEMKNLDILYKYLVHRLYGFPFHCPAQVVERDAVFIPSGWDNEKKIAILHENFQTVKSDDSYEEVIVKPPVRKIVHEKEIQAEDDQVFLVKLQSLLAKQPAVTAGRPVDTTSRAPTGSPRTSNRSAAANVANAMPQSGQTSEGVLANFFNSLLTKKAGTGGPGTPGGGNNTPGTVRKSDMNITHGSKLGLSDVQAELDRISSRETDSDLPNANDTPATDGQDT
- the dync1li1 gene encoding cytoplasmic dynein 1 light intermediate chain 1 isoform X2, producing MATSGRSALLSSTSTGPKSTLENSNPEEDDGQDLWSTILSEVSTHSRSKLPSGKNVLVMGEVGSGKTTLVAKLQGVEEFMKGRGLEYLYFSVHDDDIDDHTRCNAWVLDGDLYHKGLQGVAVPVDSIGNTLLLITVDMSRPWNALDSLQKWAAVAREHIDKLRVAPETLRELEHRLVKQFQEYTEPGSGEDGTPQRRSEEEESVLLPLGDNTLTHNLGIPMVVVCTKCDAISTLEKEHDYRDEHLDFIQSHIRRFCLQYGASLVYTSVKEMKNLDILYKYLVHRLYGFPFHCPAQVVERDAVFIPSGWDNEKKIAILHENFQTVKSDDSYEEVIVKPPVRKIVHEKEIQAEDDQVFLVKLQSLLAKQPAVTAGRPVDTTSRAPTGSPRTSNRSAAANVANAMPQSGQTSEGVLANFFNSLLTKKAGTGGPGTPGGGNNTPGTVRKSGSKLGLSDVQAELDRISSRETDSDLPNANDTPATDGQDT